In one window of Streptomyces sp. NBC_01224 DNA:
- a CDS encoding IPT/TIG domain-containing protein, translating to MPISPNQGSTGGGTTVTITGTNLTGTTAVLFGTKPATGITNVSPTQVTAVSPSGSGEVGVTVTTPGGTSNPLPFFYVGAPFKSGLSVSSGPTAGGNNIVISGTGLSTATAVSFGANSATPTVLSDSQISVVVPAGAAAGPVGVSVTTAGGTNNGLSYTYIDVPTITGVTPASGPTSGGTAVTITGTNLTSTTQVTFNSVPAPFSVINATTVSAVTPPGTVGAVDVDLSNPAGTATDVGAFTYVTGPGI from the coding sequence ATGCCAATCAGTCCGAACCAGGGCTCGACCGGTGGCGGTACCACTGTCACCATCACGGGCACCAACCTCACGGGTACCACCGCTGTGCTCTTCGGTACCAAGCCGGCGACCGGCATCACCAACGTCTCGCCCACCCAGGTCACCGCTGTCTCGCCGTCCGGCTCCGGCGAGGTCGGCGTGACGGTGACCACCCCGGGCGGAACCAGCAACCCGCTTCCGTTCTTCTATGTCGGTGCCCCGTTCAAGTCCGGTCTGAGCGTGAGCTCGGGCCCCACCGCGGGCGGCAACAACATCGTCATCAGCGGCACCGGCCTGTCCACCGCCACGGCGGTGTCCTTCGGTGCCAACTCCGCGACGCCGACGGTGCTGTCGGACAGCCAGATCAGCGTCGTCGTGCCCGCGGGTGCGGCAGCCGGGCCGGTGGGCGTCAGTGTGACGACCGCCGGAGGCACCAACAACGGTCTGTCGTACACGTACATCGACGTCCCGACCATCACCGGGGTCACTCCGGCTTCCGGACCGACATCGGGCGGGACCGCCGTGACCATCACGGGCACCAACCTGACCTCGACGACCCAGGTCACGTTCAACTCGGTGCCGGCACCGTTCTCGGTCATCAACGCGACGACGGTGTCCGCCGTCACCCCACCCGGGACCGTCGGTGCGGTCGACGTCGATCTCTCCAACCCTGCGGGCACGGCCACGGACGTCGGCGCCTTCACCTACGTGACAGGCCCCGGCATCTGA
- a CDS encoding DUF6225 family protein, whose product MADTFDHAPSAWNAAQLREAIKDLPDDAPIRIGVADDPGNFDCHATYVLVDAEHVETWWPPPGNRARAMPW is encoded by the coding sequence ATGGCCGACACCTTTGACCACGCACCATCGGCATGGAACGCCGCGCAGCTCCGCGAAGCGATCAAAGACCTGCCCGATGACGCTCCCATCCGCATCGGTGTCGCCGACGACCCCGGCAACTTCGACTGCCACGCCACCTACGTGCTCGTAGACGCCGAACACGTCGAGACCTGGTGGCCCCCTCCCGGGAACCGGGCCAGGGCGATGCCGTGGTGA
- a CDS encoding DUF6131 family protein, with translation MIVIGVVLLIVAFLAKITILWTVGIILIVIGAILFLLGRLGHAVGGRRHYW, from the coding sequence GTGATCGTTATTGGAGTCGTCCTGTTGATTGTGGCGTTCTTGGCCAAGATCACCATTCTGTGGACGGTCGGGATCATCCTGATCGTGATCGGGGCCATCCTGTTCCTGCTGGGACGCCTGGGCCACGCGGTCGGCGGACGACGGCATTACTGGTAG
- a CDS encoding CsbD family protein: protein MSIAKKIAHKAEAVKGGTKKAAGRGTGSRRLQAEGRGDQIKGNVKQAAAKIKDAFKH from the coding sequence ATGAGCATCGCCAAGAAGATCGCGCACAAAGCCGAAGCGGTCAAAGGCGGCACCAAAAAGGCTGCCGGCCGCGGAACAGGTAGCCGACGTCTGCAGGCGGAAGGACGCGGCGATCAGATCAAGGGCAACGTCAAACAGGCTGCGGCGAAGATCAAGGACGCCTTCAAACACTGA
- a CDS encoding polyprenyl synthetase family protein → MLALRMTAAGPAGCVDAPLTANDAARAVETVLEKFLDAGLCRAREVDPVFAGDVADRVAAFARRGGKRLRTAFAWCGWRAAGGEGDAGAVLQLGAALELVQACALIHDDVMDGSLLRRGEPAVHVDFARMHRAAEMTGPPESFATAAAVLAGDLALAWADDLLTENALRSPHGWRLYREWQALRGEMVAGQYRDIHAQAAGSSGVDEAMTIATLKSALYTVERPLALGASLTAADARTVDALRSAGRCAGLAFQLRDDLLGAFGDPALTGKPSGDDLRVRKLTYLLAVATRLAEDSGDEEAVDALGPVTAPRSDRTIDRMRAALERTGARAVVEAKITELAGTSLRHFEETGAAPLVRREFAALVDQAVGMVPDLTGEST, encoded by the coding sequence ATGCTTGCTCTGCGGATGACTGCTGCCGGACCGGCAGGATGCGTCGATGCCCCGCTCACGGCGAACGATGCCGCCAGGGCCGTCGAAACGGTCCTGGAGAAGTTCCTCGACGCGGGACTGTGCCGGGCCCGTGAGGTAGACCCGGTGTTCGCTGGCGATGTCGCCGACCGCGTCGCGGCATTCGCCCGACGCGGTGGGAAGCGGCTGCGCACGGCGTTCGCATGGTGCGGGTGGCGGGCCGCGGGCGGCGAAGGCGACGCCGGTGCGGTTCTGCAGCTGGGGGCTGCCCTCGAACTTGTCCAGGCCTGTGCCCTCATACACGACGACGTGATGGACGGATCCCTCCTGCGAAGGGGGGAACCTGCGGTACACGTCGACTTCGCACGTATGCACCGCGCCGCCGAAATGACCGGCCCGCCCGAATCGTTCGCGACCGCCGCCGCCGTGCTCGCGGGCGACCTGGCGCTCGCGTGGGCGGATGACTTGCTGACCGAGAACGCACTCCGATCACCCCATGGCTGGCGGCTGTATCGCGAATGGCAGGCATTGCGCGGCGAGATGGTCGCAGGGCAGTACCGCGACATCCACGCGCAGGCGGCTGGCTCGTCCGGGGTCGACGAGGCCATGACCATCGCGACGCTCAAGAGCGCCCTGTACACGGTCGAGCGGCCACTGGCCCTGGGCGCCTCACTGACCGCCGCCGATGCGCGCACCGTTGACGCGCTACGGTCCGCCGGCCGGTGTGCGGGGCTGGCCTTTCAGCTCCGCGACGACCTGCTCGGTGCCTTCGGGGATCCGGCACTGACGGGCAAACCGTCGGGCGACGACCTGCGCGTCCGAAAGCTGACCTATCTGCTGGCCGTCGCCACCAGACTCGCCGAAGACTCCGGGGACGAGGAGGCCGTCGACGCGCTCGGACCCGTCACGGCCCCCCGCTCGGACCGCACCATCGACCGGATGCGTGCCGCGCTGGAGCGGACCGGGGCCCGTGCCGTCGTGGAAGCCAAGATCACGGAGCTGGCGGGCACGAGTCTGCGACATTTCGAGGAGACCGGCGCCGCGCCCCTCGTAAGGCGGGAGTTCGCCGCGCTGGTCGACCAGGCGGTGGGCATGGTTCCCGACCTCACAGGGGAGAGCACGTGA
- a CDS encoding phytoene desaturase: MRTVPGPADHVVVVGAGLSGLACALHLLGAGRRVTVVERDPGPGGRAGRVELGGYLMDTGPTVLTMPHLADEAFAAVGDSLGRHLELVALHPAYRARFADGSSLDVHTDAEAMEAEVRRFAGPVEAAGYRRLRNWLKRLYQAQMRRFIDTNFDSPFQLLHPDLARLATLGGFGRLDRQIGRFLSDARLRRVFTFQALYAGVTPARALAAYAVIAYMDTVAGVWFPKGGMHALPRAMTDAAAGAGATFRWSAEVNELERSTGRVRAVRLASGERIACDAVVLTPDLPVTHRLLGRAPRRPVRLRHSPSAVILHAGTDRTWSGLAHHTLSFGAAWEHTFDELTRTGALMSDPSLLITRPTSHDPGLAPGGRHLHYVLAPCPNTITGPCAASWRDLGPRYRDSLVAELERRGLDGFAESIQEELLVTPMDWTAQGHAAGSPFSLSHTFAQTGPFRPHNLVSGLDNVVLAGCGTTPGVGVPTVLISGKLAADRITGGARRPAPRTGSAPPAGRAAFSSTVSTGRPADDPS, encoded by the coding sequence GTGAGGACCGTACCGGGGCCTGCAGATCATGTCGTCGTCGTGGGCGCCGGCCTGTCGGGCCTTGCGTGCGCCCTCCACCTGCTGGGCGCCGGACGCCGGGTCACGGTCGTCGAGCGGGATCCCGGTCCGGGCGGCCGGGCCGGCCGTGTGGAGCTCGGCGGATACCTGATGGACACAGGCCCCACGGTGCTGACGATGCCGCATCTGGCCGACGAGGCCTTCGCAGCCGTTGGCGACAGCCTCGGTCGCCACCTGGAGCTGGTGGCCCTGCACCCGGCGTACCGTGCCCGCTTCGCGGACGGGTCTTCCCTGGATGTCCACACCGACGCCGAGGCGATGGAAGCGGAGGTACGTCGCTTCGCGGGCCCGGTGGAGGCGGCGGGTTACCGCCGCCTCCGGAACTGGCTGAAACGGCTGTACCAGGCGCAGATGAGGCGGTTCATCGACACGAACTTCGACTCGCCCTTCCAGCTCCTGCATCCGGACCTGGCCCGCCTGGCGACACTGGGCGGCTTCGGACGGCTGGACCGCCAGATCGGCCGCTTCCTGTCCGACGCCCGGTTGCGCCGCGTCTTCACCTTCCAGGCGCTGTACGCGGGTGTCACCCCTGCTCGGGCACTCGCGGCGTACGCCGTGATCGCCTACATGGACACCGTGGCCGGCGTCTGGTTCCCCAAAGGCGGAATGCACGCCCTGCCCCGGGCCATGACCGATGCGGCGGCCGGTGCCGGTGCCACCTTCCGCTGGTCGGCCGAAGTGAACGAACTGGAGCGCTCGACCGGCCGGGTGCGCGCCGTGCGTCTGGCCTCGGGCGAACGGATCGCCTGTGACGCGGTGGTCCTGACGCCCGATCTTCCCGTCACCCACCGGCTCCTGGGGCGCGCTCCCCGGCGCCCGGTACGGCTGCGTCACTCGCCGTCCGCGGTGATCCTGCATGCCGGGACGGACCGTACCTGGTCCGGTCTCGCGCACCATACGCTCTCGTTCGGCGCGGCGTGGGAGCACACATTCGACGAACTGACGCGCACGGGTGCGCTGATGAGCGACCCGTCGCTGCTGATCACCCGGCCGACTTCCCATGATCCGGGTCTGGCGCCCGGGGGCCGGCATCTCCACTATGTTCTGGCCCCCTGCCCGAACACGATCACTGGTCCGTGCGCAGCTTCGTGGCGCGACCTGGGGCCTCGCTACCGTGACAGCCTTGTGGCCGAGCTGGAACGCCGGGGGCTCGACGGGTTCGCGGAAAGCATCCAGGAGGAACTCCTGGTGACACCGATGGACTGGACTGCGCAGGGCCATGCGGCGGGCAGTCCCTTCTCCCTCTCGCACACCTTCGCCCAGACCGGTCCGTTCCGGCCGCACAACCTGGTAAGCGGGCTGGACAACGTCGTGCTCGCCGGCTGCGGGACCACGCCCGGTGTCGGCGTGCCGACGGTCCTCATCAGTGGAAAACTCGCCGCCGACCGCATCACCGGAGGCGCCCGGCGCCCGGCACCCCGGACAGGATCGGCCCCGCCCGCCGGGCGTGCTGCATTCTCCTCGACCGTCTCGACCGGGAGACCTGCCGATGACCCGTCGTGA
- a CDS encoding phytoene/squalene synthase family protein, which produces MTRRELDAAGISDPELRAAYTRCRQLNARHGRTYFLATRLLPVEHRCAVHALYGFARWADDIVDDIDRRQTPDERDRLLRLLENDLAYGLSTGGADGPLVRALADTIGRYGIERTLFTDFIASMRTDLSVTDYPTYADLRTYMHGSAAVIGLQMLPVLGTVVPREEAAPHAAALGVAFQLTNFLRDVGEDLDRGRVYLPADLLAAHGVDRPLLEWSRRTGRRDPRIRSAFIAAEALTKGVYREAEPGIAMLDPRVRPCIRTAFTLYGGILDVIAHHDYGVLHRRSVVPCRRRAATAAVGAARILGVRLRTRAAHPLAPERGAVPRWREFEQ; this is translated from the coding sequence ATGACCCGTCGTGAACTGGACGCCGCCGGCATCAGCGACCCCGAGCTACGCGCGGCGTACACCCGTTGCCGACAGCTCAACGCCCGTCACGGCCGGACGTACTTCCTCGCCACCCGTCTGCTGCCGGTCGAACACCGCTGCGCGGTGCACGCTTTGTATGGTTTCGCGCGCTGGGCGGACGACATCGTGGACGACATCGACCGACGGCAGACCCCCGACGAGCGTGACCGACTGCTGCGCCTGCTGGAGAACGACCTCGCGTACGGGCTGTCCACCGGCGGCGCGGACGGGCCTTTGGTCCGGGCGTTGGCCGACACCATCGGCCGGTACGGCATCGAGCGCACGCTGTTCACCGACTTCATCGCCTCGATGCGTACTGACTTGAGCGTCACGGACTATCCGACGTACGCCGACCTGCGTACCTACATGCACGGCTCGGCAGCCGTGATCGGACTGCAGATGCTGCCCGTCCTCGGTACGGTCGTGCCCCGCGAGGAGGCGGCACCGCACGCGGCGGCCCTCGGGGTGGCGTTCCAGCTCACCAACTTCCTTCGGGACGTGGGTGAGGACTTGGACCGCGGCCGCGTCTACCTGCCGGCGGACCTGCTCGCCGCCCATGGGGTGGACCGGCCGCTGCTGGAATGGAGCAGGCGTACCGGGCGCCGTGACCCCCGGATTCGGTCGGCTTTCATCGCCGCTGAGGCACTGACCAAAGGCGTGTATCGGGAGGCCGAGCCCGGCATCGCCATGCTCGACCCGCGTGTGCGTCCTTGTATCCGTACCGCATTCACGCTGTACGGCGGCATCCTGGACGTGATCGCGCATCACGACTACGGGGTACTGCACCGCCGGTCGGTCGTGCCCTGCCGACGCCGCGCGGCCACCGCCGCGGTCGGAGCCGCCCGCATCCTCGGCGTGCGTCTGCGCACCCGCGCCGCGCATCCGTTGGCCCCGGAGCGCGGCGCCGTGCCCCGGTGGAGGGAATTCGAGCAGTGA
- a CDS encoding DUF5914 domain-containing protein produces MDKARWTPPLRRRNGPAWAAQKPSWREAKPSLVAEALTRASARRSGNWFVVGASRDVAAGGRPYGRTVGGLEVVLWRSNTGELHAGPGACPHLGAPLRDGRVICGTLVCHWHGLTLDGAPFAGWDPFPAHDDGVLVWVRLDEVGGEEPSDRPVVPVRPAASRAVDAVFTAVGRCEPQDVVANRLDPWHGSWFHPHSFVDLQVVRLPQSDHDNAFVVDVSFRVTGRLVVPVRAEFTAPDPRTVAMHITEGDGTTSVVETHATPLTSEADANPRTAVVEAVVAASNRRGFALARAAAPLLRPLMRRAAGRLWRDDLAYAERRWTLRSTGRFPG; encoded by the coding sequence GTGGACAAAGCGCGTTGGACACCACCGCTGCGTCGGCGGAACGGACCGGCGTGGGCGGCGCAGAAGCCTTCATGGCGGGAGGCGAAACCGTCACTGGTAGCCGAGGCTCTCACGCGGGCTTCGGCGCGTCGCTCCGGCAACTGGTTCGTCGTCGGAGCCTCTCGGGATGTCGCCGCAGGCGGCCGCCCGTACGGCCGGACGGTGGGCGGCCTCGAGGTCGTACTATGGCGATCGAACACGGGCGAGCTCCACGCAGGCCCGGGCGCCTGCCCCCACCTCGGTGCCCCCCTGCGCGACGGCCGGGTGATCTGTGGCACGCTGGTGTGCCACTGGCACGGACTGACTCTGGATGGTGCCCCGTTCGCAGGCTGGGACCCGTTCCCCGCCCACGACGACGGGGTGCTGGTGTGGGTGCGGCTGGACGAGGTCGGCGGCGAAGAGCCATCAGATCGTCCCGTGGTGCCTGTGCGTCCCGCGGCGAGCAGAGCAGTGGACGCGGTGTTCACGGCGGTGGGGCGGTGCGAGCCGCAGGACGTGGTCGCCAACCGGCTCGACCCGTGGCACGGCTCGTGGTTCCATCCTCACTCGTTCGTCGACCTGCAGGTGGTGCGCTTGCCACAGAGCGATCACGACAACGCGTTCGTCGTCGATGTCTCGTTCCGTGTCACGGGTCGTCTGGTGGTGCCCGTACGGGCGGAATTCACAGCACCTGATCCGCGTACGGTCGCCATGCACATCACCGAGGGCGACGGGACAACATCGGTGGTGGAGACGCACGCCACGCCACTGACGAGCGAGGCGGATGCCAATCCACGGACCGCCGTCGTCGAGGCGGTCGTCGCCGCCTCGAACCGGCGGGGCTTTGCGCTGGCCCGGGCTGCCGCTCCCTTGCTACGCCCGCTGATGCGTCGCGCAGCAGGCCGTCTGTGGCGCGACGATCTGGCCTACGCCGAGCGACGCTGGACCCTGCGGAGCACCGGGCGGTTCCCCGGGTGA
- a CDS encoding FAD-dependent oxidoreductase — MPAPGRARFERQDAPGVAVIGGGIAGLAAATLLAERGARVTFYEREGSLGGRLAGWRTRLADGSEVTMTRGFHAFFRQYYNLRGLLRRTDPSLTRLVPLPDYPLRHSGGLADSFARVPRTPPFSALGFVTLSPSFGWQDLAAMDPRAALPLLDVRVPEVYGRFDRVSATRFLEGIRFPDAAHHLAFEVFSRSFFADPRELSAAEMLLMFHIYFLGSSEGLLFDVPDEPFPQALWEPLGGYLQQLGVDIRTGTPVHGVRPSAGGVLEVQTDAAIDRHQGAILALDVEGLRRLVAGSPGLGTAAWRDDIATLRTAPAFLVSRLWLDRPVRADRAGFLGTSGYDGLDNISVLERYEGEAARWATRTGGSVVELHAYAVASGTEPEKLQDLLVDRLHQVYPETKEAQVVDARHEWRADCPLFPVGAYHQRPTVRTPHPRLTLAGDTVRCDLPVALMERAATTGFLAANALLADWGVRGQVLWTVPRAGRSPALRVLAALAGRG; from the coding sequence ATGCCCGCGCCGGGACGGGCCCGCTTCGAGCGCCAGGATGCGCCGGGCGTCGCGGTGATCGGCGGCGGAATCGCCGGTCTCGCTGCGGCAACCCTGCTGGCGGAACGCGGAGCACGGGTGACTTTCTATGAACGGGAAGGATCGCTCGGCGGCCGTCTCGCCGGTTGGCGCACCCGCCTGGCCGACGGTTCCGAGGTGACCATGACCCGCGGCTTCCACGCCTTCTTCCGTCAGTACTACAACCTGCGTGGCCTGCTGCGGCGGACAGACCCCTCCCTCACGCGGCTCGTGCCGCTGCCCGACTACCCCCTACGGCACAGTGGCGGCCTGGCCGACAGCTTCGCCCGCGTCCCGCGGACACCACCCTTCAGCGCCCTCGGCTTCGTCACCCTCAGCCCCTCCTTCGGCTGGCAGGACCTCGCCGCAATGGATCCGCGCGCGGCGCTGCCGCTCCTGGACGTCCGCGTGCCCGAGGTGTACGGACGCTTCGACCGCGTCAGCGCGACCCGTTTCCTGGAGGGCATTCGCTTCCCCGATGCCGCCCACCACCTGGCGTTCGAGGTGTTCTCGCGCAGCTTCTTCGCCGACCCGCGCGAACTGTCCGCTGCGGAAATGCTGCTGATGTTCCACATCTATTTCCTCGGCTCCTCCGAAGGACTGCTCTTCGACGTGCCGGACGAACCCTTCCCACAAGCCTTGTGGGAGCCTCTCGGCGGCTACCTGCAGCAGCTCGGCGTGGACATCCGCACCGGTACTCCCGTGCACGGTGTCCGCCCGTCCGCCGGTGGAGTCCTGGAGGTGCAGACCGACGCTGCGATCGACCGCCATCAGGGGGCGATCCTCGCCCTCGACGTCGAGGGACTGCGTCGGCTCGTCGCCGGGTCGCCTGGTCTGGGTACCGCCGCCTGGCGCGACGACATCGCCACCCTGCGCACAGCCCCCGCGTTCCTCGTCTCCCGGCTCTGGCTCGACCGGCCAGTCCGCGCCGATCGAGCCGGCTTCCTCGGCACCAGCGGCTACGACGGCCTGGACAACATCAGTGTCTTGGAACGCTACGAGGGCGAGGCCGCCCGCTGGGCCACCCGCACCGGCGGCTCGGTGGTGGAACTGCACGCCTACGCTGTGGCCTCCGGTACCGAGCCGGAAAAGCTGCAAGACCTCCTCGTCGACCGGCTTCACCAGGTCTATCCGGAGACCAAAGAGGCCCAGGTCGTGGACGCCCGCCACGAGTGGCGGGCGGACTGTCCGCTCTTCCCGGTCGGCGCTTATCACCAGCGGCCCACTGTCCGCACCCCCCACCCACGGCTGACGCTGGCCGGTGACACGGTGCGCTGCGACCTGCCCGTGGCCCTGATGGAACGCGCCGCTACTACGGGCTTCCTGGCAGCCAACGCCTTGCTGGCCGACTGGGGTGTCCGGGGCCAGGTACTGTGGACCGTCCCCCGCGCCGGCCGTTCCCCTGCCCTGAGGGTACTTGCAGCACTGGCAGGACGTGGCTGA
- a CDS encoding class I SAM-dependent methyltransferase, with protein sequence MTLLRDHELARAFDHASRSYDRLTAMNPGYHADLRRSARRLRLPRQGAGMHVLDLGCGTGASTRALLRAAPCARITAVDASSGMLQRALAKPWPARVRFLHRNAEEVHAVGEGLFDAVFAAYLFRNVADPDRVLASVRALLRPGGRLAVHEYSLSGSPVHRGLWTAVCHGVIVPVGTLSGDRALYRHLWRSVLAFDTAPAFEDRLTRTGFTGVRTVPVAGWQTGIVHTFLARNGSAPVTEYAL encoded by the coding sequence ATGACGCTTCTGCGGGACCACGAACTGGCACGCGCCTTCGACCACGCGTCGCGCAGCTATGACCGCCTCACAGCCATGAACCCCGGTTACCACGCCGATCTGCGCCGCTCGGCACGACGGCTCCGGCTACCCCGCCAAGGAGCTGGAATGCATGTCCTCGATCTCGGCTGCGGCACCGGTGCCTCCACCCGGGCACTGCTCCGGGCCGCACCGTGCGCTCGCATCACGGCCGTCGACGCCTCGTCGGGAATGCTGCAACGCGCGCTCGCCAAGCCGTGGCCCGCACGTGTCCGATTCCTGCATCGGAACGCTGAGGAAGTGCACGCGGTCGGTGAGGGGCTCTTCGACGCGGTCTTCGCCGCCTATCTGTTCCGCAACGTCGCCGATCCGGACAGAGTCCTCGCGTCGGTCCGAGCACTGTTGCGTCCGGGCGGGCGACTCGCCGTCCACGAGTACAGCCTCAGCGGCTCGCCCGTCCACCGCGGGCTCTGGACGGCCGTATGCCACGGGGTGATCGTTCCGGTGGGCACGCTGAGCGGCGACCGCGCGCTCTACCGCCATCTGTGGCGCAGCGTCCTCGCCTTCGATACCGCCCCCGCCTTCGAGGACCGCCTCACGCGTACGGGTTTCACCGGCGTACGCACCGTTCCCGTCGCCGGTTGGCAGACAGGTATCGTTCACACCTTCCTCGCCCGCAACGGCTCGGCTCCGGTGACGGAGTACGCCCTGTGA
- a CDS encoding lycopene cyclase family protein yields the protein MRRRTTRPGGTAEVVIVGGGAAGLSLAHWLTRTGTTAVTVVEPPDGPMRPPERTWCFWDETDGEFEEAVVASWSRLRIYGADGSKVTVAPDPLRYRMLRSAPFENLVHARLAGYPQACVLRATANTVRNVAGGAEVCCTTPDGRALTLRARYVFDSRPLRRLPPARTVLLQHFRGWFVHTATACFEPAVADLMDFRVPQPRHGLAFGYVLPLAPDRALVEYTEFSRIPLTTAGYEAALGHYTREVLRLSAFTVEAAEQGVIPMTDARFPRRVGPAVFRIGTAGGATRPATGYTFAAVQRQSRDIAAALRNGRGIVPPPHGRRARAMDAVLLRALDTGRMDGPEFFTGLFRRTPTERLLRFLDGATTPWEECSIGLRTPIGPMIRTAAELLFLHRRPSATAVTTPRSEESHR from the coding sequence GTGAGGCGACGTACGACTCGTCCGGGCGGGACGGCCGAGGTGGTGATCGTGGGCGGTGGCGCGGCAGGACTCAGCCTCGCGCACTGGCTCACAAGGACCGGTACCACCGCCGTGACCGTCGTGGAGCCGCCCGACGGTCCGATGCGACCGCCCGAGCGGACCTGGTGCTTCTGGGACGAAACCGACGGCGAGTTCGAGGAAGCGGTCGTCGCCTCTTGGTCACGGCTGCGGATCTACGGCGCGGACGGCAGCAAGGTCACCGTCGCTCCCGACCCTCTGCGCTACCGCATGCTGCGGTCCGCCCCGTTTGAGAACCTGGTCCACGCTCGACTGGCCGGGTATCCCCAGGCGTGCGTCCTACGCGCGACGGCGAATACCGTGCGCAACGTGGCCGGGGGGGCCGAGGTCTGCTGCACAACACCGGACGGCCGTGCACTGACCCTGCGCGCGCGTTACGTGTTCGACTCACGCCCGCTGCGCCGCCTGCCGCCAGCCCGGACGGTGCTGCTCCAGCACTTCCGCGGCTGGTTCGTGCACACAGCAACGGCGTGCTTCGAACCCGCGGTCGCGGACCTGATGGACTTCCGGGTGCCGCAGCCGCGCCACGGGCTCGCCTTCGGCTACGTCCTCCCACTCGCTCCGGACCGGGCGCTCGTTGAGTACACCGAGTTCTCCCGGATCCCACTCACCACCGCCGGCTACGAGGCGGCGCTGGGCCACTACACCCGCGAAGTGCTCCGCCTCAGTGCGTTCACGGTGGAAGCGGCGGAGCAGGGCGTCATCCCCATGACCGATGCTCGCTTCCCCCGCCGGGTCGGGCCGGCCGTCTTCCGTATCGGGACCGCCGGCGGCGCGACCCGCCCGGCGACCGGCTACACCTTCGCCGCAGTGCAGCGGCAGAGCCGGGACATCGCCGCCGCGCTGCGCAACGGACGCGGCATCGTGCCCCCGCCGCACGGCCGACGGGCGCGGGCCATGGACGCAGTACTGCTGCGGGCACTGGACACCGGGCGGATGGACGGCCCCGAGTTCTTCACCGGCCTGTTCCGCCGTACGCCTACGGAACGCCTGTTGCGCTTTCTCGACGGTGCCACAACACCGTGGGAGGAATGCAGCATCGGACTGCGCACCCCGATTGGCCCGATGATCCGCACCGCTGCCGAACTCCTCTTTCTCCACCGCCGACCCTCCGCCACAGCCGTCACCACCCCTCGATCCGAAGAGAGCCACCGATGA
- a CDS encoding SDR family NAD(P)-dependent oxidoreductase, translating into MDINGAHVLVAGATGVIGGAFTAELAARAARPALAGRGPGRLARAAQEYPGAPIALFDAYVPETCARAVYSAAAVLGGLEVVVVAFGSVAFGRADMVGDEVAERLMAVNVLTSAAFLEPGVVTDRPQPGMADYNASKAALSVWLAAVCRDARPAGIRVLEVRPGHLDTGFASRAVAGTAPPLPPGGDLRQVVRAGFDALATDAETVRTAPDGTPVIEPRAR; encoded by the coding sequence ATGGACATCAACGGCGCGCACGTGCTGGTCGCAGGCGCCACAGGCGTCATCGGCGGCGCCTTCACCGCCGAACTGGCCGCGCGCGCAGCACGTCCGGCCCTCGCAGGACGCGGCCCGGGCCGTTTGGCCCGGGCCGCCCAGGAGTATCCAGGCGCTCCGATCGCCCTCTTCGACGCGTACGTCCCCGAGACCTGTGCGCGTGCCGTGTACAGCGCCGCGGCCGTCCTCGGGGGACTGGAGGTCGTGGTGGTCGCCTTCGGCTCGGTGGCTTTCGGCCGGGCGGACATGGTCGGTGACGAGGTCGCGGAGCGTCTGATGGCCGTCAACGTCCTCACATCCGCCGCGTTTTTGGAACCCGGCGTGGTGACAGACCGTCCACAGCCGGGAATGGCCGACTACAACGCCTCCAAAGCAGCGCTGAGTGTCTGGCTCGCCGCCGTGTGTCGCGATGCACGACCCGCCGGCATCCGCGTGCTGGAGGTCCGGCCGGGGCACTTGGATACCGGCTTCGCCAGCCGGGCGGTAGCGGGTACCGCTCCGCCGTTGCCCCCAGGAGGGGACCTGCGTCAGGTAGTCAGAGCCGGTTTCGACGCGCTGGCGACGGACGCCGAGACCGTTCGTACGGCCCCGGACGGAACGCCCGTCATCGAACCGCGCGCCCGGTGA